GTTTGCATCTGAATTGTTCTGAGTGTATCACTTATTGTCGCTACACTATTATAACATGCTGTAACAATTGAAATTTTCATAGGGCTCCCTGATTAAGATTGTATGAGTAGAAAAGGACGGATAGTCCTTTGCAGCATAAAGAACGATGAATAACCTAATAAAACTAAGCTGGCTATTGCTGAAGAAATGGCGGCTCCAGTTAAGCCTAATTGCGGTACTAAAAGAGTATTGCCAATGATCATTATAAAAAAAGAGCTTAAATTGATTTTTAAGATTAATTTATCATTGTGCTGGGCATACAGAGTATAAAGAGGTACATCAGCAATACTGCGAGCAGCTGCACTAAGCAATAATATATAAAATATATTGATATGCTCTAAATAAACAGCTTTATTAAGTAGATTAACGAAAGGGTAAACACAAATTAAACTGATGAGGGAAAATGCAATGACAAAAATAACAGTGTACTTAAACATATGCATTGACTCTAGATAAAATTGCTTCGTATCGTTTTGCTTCCATGCGCTCAATAATTGTGCCAGCCTCATTTTTGCTACCCCAGTATTAACCAGACTATGTAAGGTAATACTTAAACCGGCATAAAAAGTATAAATTCCCACAGCCGCTAAACCACAATAATAACTTACAAAAAAGCGTTCGATATACAAAAGACTCAAGGCACAAAAAGCAGAAATTAAAAAAGGTCGCGATACTTTTAAACCCTCCCTCATTAAATTCCAGCGCACAGGGTGTTTCCATATAGTACTCCACGGGTAATGAAATAAAGGAATAAAACCAACAAAAATACTCATAGCAGCACCAATTATCCAGGCAAGAAGAATTATATTAAATTGTCTGCTTGGGGGACAGAAATAGAAAATTGGAAGCAAAATATATATCCAGAGACCTTGCCTCACAAAAAATATAACATTTGCCAGATAAGGATGGGCTAATGCTACAAGAATCCGTAACATTTCGCTTGAAGCGTGTTCGAATATGAGAATAATGAAAAACCAGAAGCACAGGGAAGAGGGGAACAAGTTGAAGTAAAAAATCCCATAAAACAAGGGGGAAAAGAAGGTAAACGTGATTCCATACAGTATAAATTGATCGCGTATAATCAGAACTTTTTCGCTGTTTGAAGCACCTACTAGTGCCCTAGAAGTGTAATTATAAAATTCAAGGCCTAAAAAAAATAGTCCATAGGCTGCCAATGCAGTTATAACCCCATATAATCCCAATTCACTAGGTTGAAAATACTTTACCATACAAAGTACCAGGAGGAATTTTCCTGCAAGACTGAGTGCTCTTATGGCAATTGCAGTTATATTACGGAGCCATGAGAAACTCATAAAGTGAAAATATCCTTTGGATTGATAACCATATTTTAAGTGTGACAATAAATTTTTAAAAAAGAGCTTAAATTATCCAGTAGACTGGCTACTTTAGCAACGACTTTTGTATGCTATTTTAAAGAACTTGCATCACATTAAAGGTAACCTGAAATTTTCGAACTAGATAATAGCAAAGCCTGACATTCTGAGTAAATCGGGAATATAGATCTTTTTTATAACAAGACGTAGAACCCTTTAACTAATAGTATGCCTAAATGTTTAGTTCATTTATGTGGTAAAAGCCTTCTGCAAAGGCAAATAGATACTTTAAACTCATGTGGTATTGAAAATATTCAAATTGTTACTGGATATTGCTCACAAAATATTGAAACGCTCGGTTATTTGACTTCTAAAAACTGTCAATACGATACAATTAACATGGTATACAGTTTGTTTACTGCGCGTGATTTTTTTAATACTGCTGAGGATTTAATTATATCCTATGGAGATATAGTTTACGATAAAGAGAACTTACTCCGCTTAATCGATTGCTCTGGCGAGCTGGCAATTATGAATGACAGAGGTTGGTTTGATTTATGGTCTTTAAGAATGGAGAATCCTTTAGAAGATGCCGAGACTTTCATTTTTGATGATGATGGTTATGTAAAATCCCTTGGACAAAAACCAGTTAGTTATACTCAGATTGAGGGTCAGTATACCGGATTAATAAAAGTCAGTGCTGATAAATTAGAAGAAGTAGTGGAATTTTATAATGGCTTAAATAAAGAAATTTTCAACGATAGAAAAGATTTTAATAATATGTACATGACTACATTTTTGCAACTACTAATAAATGAAGGATGGAAAGCAAAATCTGTTGATGTTAAAAATAGATGGTTAGAGGTTGATTCCATTCATGATTTATCTATGTACGAAGCATTGGCGATGGAAGGTAATTTAGGCAAATATTATAAAATAGAACTATAACCTACATTCCCGTGAAATTTTAGCACAGCTAGGGCGTGTTTTTAAAGTTTCAGCCATAGAAAAATACTTATCACAGTTAATGCACCTAAAAACATGGCGGCAGTTTTATCATACCGCGTTGCAATTCTTCTGAACCCTTTGATTCTGTTAAAAAATCGCTCGATATGATTCCTTTCTTTATAAATATGAGCATCATGCTCAATAAAAAGGATTCGGTTTTTTTTACTTGGAATAACGGCCTCAACTCCGCGCTTTGCCAACTCTTCCCTAAATTCATTGCTATCGTAGGCACGATCAGCCAATAAATATTCACTTTTATCTCCACCCAATAAAGCTTTTGCTACCTTTAGTTCATGCTCTTGACCGCCTGTTAATAAAAACCCTAAAGATAAGCCAAATGAGTCTACTTTGCATGAATTTTCGAGCTAAATCCGCCGCGACAACGTCCAAGTGCTTGATATTTTTGACCACCTATCGCACCTGCTGATGTGCTCGAACGATACCACCATCCATCATATGCCATTCGTGATCGCCATCTTTTTTTTAAAATTTCAAGTATTCCATTGGAATTTCCCTTTTTTACCCACTGATTGTAACGACCATAAACACTTTGCCATAATCTGGCGGTAAATCTCTCCAAGGCGCCTCCGTCCTGATTATCCAACAAACTGCTTCAATAAATAATCGGTCATTTTCCCCATGGCGACCTTTCGGAGCAGCCAGTAATTCTTCTAATTTGCTCCACATCTTGTCATCAGTAACAAATCTTGACATCCATTTACTCCATTTTCACTATGGAGTTTTTTTATCAGATTTTTAAGCATTTGAAAACTTTAAAAACAAGCCCTAGTTAATCCTACACTGATGATAGGGTGTATATTTTAACCAAGATATATTGAATATATGAAAGATTAATTGATGCTAACAGGCGCTGTTGAATAAATCAAACAAGTTAAATCCCCTTCAATCAGACAGTTTTATAAGATATGGTACACTTCAAGGGGAGTTACTTGGTCGCGGGTTTGCCAGGGTAGATACTAGAACACATCAAAGCCTTTTGGAAGCGAGTATGTTTGTTCAAACTATTAAGTACCGTGAGGGTTTAAAATGGCATGTTTAGAAGAAATTGTTTATCATGATGGGAGTGGATCACTGCTGGAATGACTGAGGAATTTACCAAGAAATTAAATGGCTATGGTACTGATTTACCTCAAATAAAAAAGTAAATGAGACAAATGATAGGATTTTGTAACTACTTTGTATAAAATTAACCAGTAGTTATTTGTCAGGTATAAAAATGATTAATCAAAAGAAAGTTCTCGCAATAATACCAGCCAGAGGTGGTAGTAAGGGTCTACCAGGGAAAAACATTCGACCATTAAACGGCATGCCCTTAGTCGCGTGGCCGATACAAACGGCTTTAAACTCTAAATATATTGATCGTGTTATTGTAACAACAGATGACCCGGAAATTGCAAAAATAGCACAGGAATATGGTGCTGAAGTACCCTTTATACGTCCTGCGGAATTTGCAAAAGATACTTCACCTTCCTCAGAAGCAATAATTCATGCCATCCAATTCTGTACAGAAACAGACGGTACTTACGACTATACCGTATTGTTGGAACCTACTTCACCTTTAACAGAATCTTCCGATGTTGATAGGGCCCTGGAAACTTTAGTTTCAAGTAAAGGATTGGCCATTGTAGGTACATGTAAAGTAGAAGCGACCCATCCAGTTTATTGTGCCACTATTGGTGAGGATAGTTTATTAAAGCCATTTAACAGAGATAACTTTGCAAAACCGATTCGAAGACAAGATGTAGACGAGCTTTTTTTCTTTGAAGGTTCGCTTTATATTTCTGAAGTCAAAAAATATTTGGAAACACAGACCTTTTATCACGAACTTACTCTACCCTATGTAGTTCCTGCCTGGAAAGCACTCGAGATTGATACCCTCCTGGATTTCTTTAAAGTTGAAGCGGTGATGAAGAATAAAGAATTATTGAATTTAATTAATTAAAATGGAATAAAAATGTCAACTGAATTCACATCACGTTTATTAAATGTAATACCTGGTGGAGCCCATACTTATTCAAGAGGATATGATCAATATCCTGAAAATGCACCGCAAATTATGGAGCGAGGTAAGGGTGCTTATACATATGATGATAAAGGAAATGAATATTTAGATTATGGAATGGCTTTACGTGCAGTAAACATTGGTTATGCTGAGGATGAAATTGATCAGGCAGCATTTGAGCAAATTAGAAAAGGTAATAATCTAACCAGACCTTCAATGATTGAATTGGAAGCGGCAGAACTGTTAGTTAGTTTGATTGATAGCGTGGATATGGTGAAATTTACCAAAAATGGTTCCACTGCTGTTTCAGCAGCTGTTAAATTGGCAAGAGCTTATACTGGCAGGACTTTGATCGCACGATGCGCTGAGCAGCCATTTTTTTCTTATGATGATTGGTTTATTGGTTCTACTCCAATAAAACGAGGCATTCCAGATAACATTATTGAACAAACCAAATTGTTTCATTATAACAATCTTACCTCTTTAGAAGAATTGATTGAACAGTATCCTGATCAAATTGCATGTGTCATTCTTGAGCCTTCCAGTTTGGAACATCCTGCGCCTTCTCAATCGGTACCAGGAGAAACTTATCTTCATGACGTTCAGCGATTATGTAAAAAGCATGGTATTGTTTTTGTGCTGGATGAAATGATTACCGGATTTCGCTGGGACTTAAAAGGAGCCCAGCATTATTATAGCATTCAAGCCGATCTATGTACTTTTGGTAAGGCTATGGCTAATGGTTTTGCTGTTGCTGCAGTTGCGGGAAAAAGAGAAATCATGGAGTTGGGCTCAATTGAATTTGCTGGACGGGAGCGCTTGTTTTTGTTGTCTACCACTCACGGTGCAGAGATGTGTGGACTTGGGGCTTTTGTAAAAACCATGGAGTTAATGCAACGATATAATGTTGTGGAACATATGTGGGATTATGGGAAAAAATTGATATCATTAATGAATAAACAAGCCTCTTTGGCAGGTATATCCGATTACTTTAAAGCGGGAGGAGTCGAATGTTCTCCATGGTATGCCACCTATAATCATATAGGGGAAGCGTCATTGCCATTTCGCACTTTATTTTCCCAGGAAATGATAAAAAATGGTGTTTTAATGCCCTGGATTGCGTTAAGTTACAGACACAGTGATAAAGAGTTGGAAAAAACTTCGATTGCTCTGGAAAAAGCATTTAAAGTGTATGCATTTGCTTTGGAGCAAGGTTCAACCGAAGGCTATTTGCAAGGTGATGTAATTAAACCAGTATTCCGACCTACTAATTAGAATGAAAGATAAATCTCCTATGAATAATCTATTAAAAGAAAAAGTTATTGTAATAACAGGAGGAGCAGGTCTTCTCGGGGCGGAATTTGTATCTGCTGTTGCCGCACAAGGTGGTATTGCGATTATTGCTGATTTTAATAAAGAAGCAGGCCTTAATATCAGGGAAAAAATAAGTCAGAAAGAGAGTAGGGGGCAAGTGGATTTTGTTCCAATTAATATTACTGACAAGTCTTCCATACTCCAGGCCATTAAATTCGTCTCAGAGAAATATGGAAAAATAGATGCTGTAGTTAATAATGCTTATCCACGAAATAAAAACTACGGTCGAGCATTGATGGATGTTGAATATACTGATTTTTGTGACAATATGAATCTTAACCTGGGAGGATATTTTCTTACCTCACAACAGTTTGCTGCTTATTTTATTCAGCAGGGTTTTGGAAATATTGTAAATATTGCTTCGGTTTATGGTGTAATAGCACCCAAATTTGAGATTTACGAAAATACCCAAATGACTATGCCCGTTGAATATTCTGTAATAAAATCGGGACTCATTCATCTCACTAAGTATTTTGCAAAATCATTTAAGGGAAAAAATATAAGGGTTAATTCTTTAAGCCCTGGCGGTATTTTGGATTCTCAACCTAACTCTTTTGTTAATGCCTATCGTGATGAGTGCATTAATAAAGGAATGTTAGATAAAAGTGACTTATCAGGCTCATTAATCTATTTATTATCTGATATGTCAAGTTGTGTTAATGGCCAGAATCTTATTGTGGATGATGGATTTACAATATAAGTAGGTGATTTATGAGCGAAAAACTTAAACGATGTTCAAACTGTCTGCTTCCAGAAACCTATGAAACAATTGAAT
The sequence above is drawn from the Legionella antarctica genome and encodes:
- a CDS encoding polysaccharide biosynthesis C-terminal domain-containing protein, whose protein sequence is MSFSWLRNITAIAIRALSLAGKFLLVLCMVKYFQPSELGLYGVITALAAYGLFFLGLEFYNYTSRALVGASNSEKVLIIRDQFILYGITFTFFSPLFYGIFYFNLFPSSLCFWFFIILIFEHASSEMLRILVALAHPYLANVIFFVRQGLWIYILLPIFYFCPPSRQFNIILLAWIIGAAMSIFVGFIPLFHYPWSTIWKHPVRWNLMREGLKVSRPFLISAFCALSLLYIERFFVSYYCGLAAVGIYTFYAGLSITLHSLVNTGVAKMRLAQLLSAWKQNDTKQFYLESMHMFKYTVIFVIAFSLISLICVYPFVNLLNKAVYLEHINIFYILLLSAAARSIADVPLYTLYAQHNDKLILKINLSSFFIMIIGNTLLVPQLGLTGAAISSAIASLVLLGYSSFFMLQRTIRPFLLIQS
- a CDS encoding NTP transferase domain-containing protein: MPKCLVHLCGKSLLQRQIDTLNSCGIENIQIVTGYCSQNIETLGYLTSKNCQYDTINMVYSLFTARDFFNTAEDLIISYGDIVYDKENLLRLIDCSGELAIMNDRGWFDLWSLRMENPLEDAETFIFDDDGYVKSLGQKPVSYTQIEGQYTGLIKVSADKLEEVVEFYNGLNKEIFNDRKDFNNMYMTTFLQLLINEGWKAKSVDVKNRWLEVDSIHDLSMYEALAMEGNLGKYYKIEL
- a CDS encoding transposase, with amino-acid sequence MSRFVTDDKMWSKLEELLAAPKGRHGENDRLFIEAVCWIIRTEAPWRDLPPDYGKVFMVVTISG
- a CDS encoding cytidylyltransferase domain-containing protein encodes the protein MINQKKVLAIIPARGGSKGLPGKNIRPLNGMPLVAWPIQTALNSKYIDRVIVTTDDPEIAKIAQEYGAEVPFIRPAEFAKDTSPSSEAIIHAIQFCTETDGTYDYTVLLEPTSPLTESSDVDRALETLVSSKGLAIVGTCKVEATHPVYCATIGEDSLLKPFNRDNFAKPIRRQDVDELFFFEGSLYISEVKKYLETQTFYHELTLPYVVPAWKALEIDTLLDFFKVEAVMKNKELLNLIN
- a CDS encoding glutamate-1-semialdehyde 2,1-aminomutase, with the protein product MSTEFTSRLLNVIPGGAHTYSRGYDQYPENAPQIMERGKGAYTYDDKGNEYLDYGMALRAVNIGYAEDEIDQAAFEQIRKGNNLTRPSMIELEAAELLVSLIDSVDMVKFTKNGSTAVSAAVKLARAYTGRTLIARCAEQPFFSYDDWFIGSTPIKRGIPDNIIEQTKLFHYNNLTSLEELIEQYPDQIACVILEPSSLEHPAPSQSVPGETYLHDVQRLCKKHGIVFVLDEMITGFRWDLKGAQHYYSIQADLCTFGKAMANGFAVAAVAGKREIMELGSIEFAGRERLFLLSTTHGAEMCGLGAFVKTMELMQRYNVVEHMWDYGKKLISLMNKQASLAGISDYFKAGGVECSPWYATYNHIGEASLPFRTLFSQEMIKNGVLMPWIALSYRHSDKELEKTSIALEKAFKVYAFALEQGSTEGYLQGDVIKPVFRPTN
- a CDS encoding oxidoreductase, with product MNNLLKEKVIVITGGAGLLGAEFVSAVAAQGGIAIIADFNKEAGLNIREKISQKESRGQVDFVPINITDKSSILQAIKFVSEKYGKIDAVVNNAYPRNKNYGRALMDVEYTDFCDNMNLNLGGYFLTSQQFAAYFIQQGFGNIVNIASVYGVIAPKFEIYENTQMTMPVEYSVIKSGLIHLTKYFAKSFKGKNIRVNSLSPGGILDSQPNSFVNAYRDECINKGMLDKSDLSGSLIYLLSDMSSCVNGQNLIVDDGFTI